DNA from Lycium ferocissimum isolate CSIRO_LF1 unplaced genomic scaffold, AGI_CSIRO_Lferr_CH_V1 ctg4552, whole genome shotgun sequence:
TATTTTGGTAtgtatattcgttcgttgcattgtatatattcgttcggggtacggcggggcccgtccgtcatatgattctcgtacGTCTACGTttaggtccgtggacatgtttgtgggttgtgcctacttacgtacagttgtgtttgtatatgttgtgtttgggcgatcccatttaCGCCGCGCGTAGcctgtcggcccgcatatgtatatatgttgctctgttggccctgtgtggcctttttGGTATTTTCtacgtgcagggttattttggatagtccgtaaaacaaaggaaactctgccgaaaattttctggaaattatataaatttgaaacacagccttgttggcttctgttatatacctggatgtgtttgatatatatattctgaGGCAGCGTctggtatttgtatatatataagccatccgtgtgcgactctgtttgataggtgcgtttgggtgcccagatcgggcactagtcacggcctacggggttgggtcgtgacaaaaaaggGATGGAAACACGGTGGAGGGGAGGTGGCTAGTGGTGGCACCGTGGTGGCGATGAGAGGAAACCCTAGCCGCCACGGTTTTCTCtcaaaagagaaagatgaaaTTTGGGTCATGGTAAATGACGCGTAAAAtgagaaggggggggggggggggggttaagtATATTATTTACTCCCTCcctttataaaatataacacaactttttaaaaaatataacatatagTTTAATTTAATTAGCTTAAAACTCcctcgtaaaataatattttgacgaAATGAAAATTATAATACGTCgtttaaaatacgagcttcaaaatgagcccaatattgatatacttcggagaatatttaaaaatgtgaaaaatgcagtcaaaatgagccgtaattcgtACGTCGTCTTGATTAACAATTTTCCAAGAGTTAAACGGAGCGGGATATGTATTTCcttttttgaattatatttatgaaagtaaataacttgtaattttcttgcaattgtcaatttttacagaatgtcaatttttgcaattttctcgggattttgaaattttaatttttgagggTGCATCCTTGCTCCTTCTTTTACtcgggaattttgagaattaaaattcgcgtcttatgaggtgaaaattaggtgtcaacagatACTTTTGAATATCCTTCTCAGTTGCGACCACAATTTACCATCCTTGCCATTGAAGTTTTATGGCTTGGTGCAGAGTTGACGGGATTGCGCCGGCGGAGTATATCCAGGGTCTTTCTAAGAGCATATTGTAGTTGGCCGTGATTGCCATGACCTGAAATTCTGTTGTGAAAGAGGCAGGTCCAACCTGGATCTGCAGGTCTATCTCTCCAAGAGAATCAGTTAGAGACCCATCAAATCCCCTGACGTTTGTTCCACTATGGCGAATCTTGCCTACGTCGCAGCCATGGTAGGTCAATGTGGTGATAGGGCAAATATTGAGGCCTGATCCAGTGTCCACCAGTACCCTCCGTATTGCTTTACCATGCCATTCCACGGTGATGTTAAGGGCTCTGCCGTGAGCAGTTGATTCTACTGGCAAATCCTCTTTTGAGAAGCAGATTTTGTGTTCGCCGATGATATGGGCTACCAGTTCAGCCAAATCTTCATTGCTTGCACTAGCGGTATGTGTTCATCATCCAACACTCTCATGAGAGCCTGCCTATGTGATGGGGAGCTGGATAGTAAGTACAACAAAGATATTTGTGCtggtgttttcttcaaatgCTCAACGATGGAGTATTCTCTTGGCTGCATGTGCCGCCATAAATCCTTAGCTTATCCTTCAGTTATTGCCCTCTTTTGGGTGCTTTCTTTCTTTGTAGCATTCTGAGATAACTCTTCAGGAGTGTAACACCTCCCTGAGCGGGTCATGCCCTCAGTCATGGCTGCTTGCACAGTGATTGGCTTTTTGGGCGTGGGAGCAATTTGTTGTGCCGTCTGGGCTACCATGGGTGCTGGAATCAAGGTTTTGAGTCTCAATGTTTCTTTCATGGCTCCCGGCGCTGGGACCAAAACCTTAAAATTTAGACGCTCCTGGAACGTGAGGGAGGTTACTGTGTGTCCCAGGGATTCGACCTTTTGGGGTTCAATGCTCTGCAAGCTTCCCAGTCCTCATTCCTCTCAATCATGTGGACTCCATTGTTTCCATGGTTAGGCAACGGGTTTGTGTTCATATTGGGAGCTGCAGTTTCCAAAGTGATTTCCCTTTTGTCAATCAGATCTTTAATTTTGTGCTTGAGATTTATACAGTCCTCTGTGCTGTGTCCATTTCCTCCTGAATGGTAGGCGCACGTCTAATCAGCCCTATAGAATCTGTTTCCCGATTGGTGGGACCTTCTGAATCAAGTCTGCGGCCAATAGCCTTTCGAAGAGCTGAGCCCTAGGCTCGAGGAGCGTGGTGAATTCCCTTACCGGCCTTCTCTCAAAAGCAGGACGTGAAGCATTGTATGTTGGGGGTGGCGGTTGACTTTGGTAATTCTGGGGTAGTTTATATGCTTGTGGTGGGTTATTTAGGCGGTAATTTTGTTAGGGTGGTGCTTGGTAAGTAGGACCGGGCACACGGACACTAGACGGGGCCGTGTAAGCTGGCACAGTGGTGGTGAAGCTTGGTTGTGCGTAATACACAGGCGTTGGATAATTTATGAGGGGTGTAGTTATGTGGGTGGATTGTGGTTCATTTGGGCTTGGATTTGGAAAGTGGGATATGCTTTccacgtcctctttcttcttgcgGAAGATTCCTGCAGTAGCTTGTCTAGATGACTTGTTGAAGAGACTAACTATTTTCCCGAatttgagaccatcttctataGCTTCTCCCATTTTGACGAATTCAACAAACGGTCTTCCAGCCATGGTCAACATTCTGTTGTAAAAATCAGGCTCCTGGGATCTGATGAACACAGAGACTAGTTCTCCTTCACACATTGGAGGCTGTACACGGGCTGTCTTAGCCCTCCACCTGTTGGCAAACTCCCTGTATTTTTCTGTGGATTTCTACTTGACCTTTTTAAGATAATAGCGGTCTGGTACTGTTTCCACATTAAAGCGAAGTCTTTCCTTAAAGGATTCTGCCATGTCTTCCCAGATATGCCATTGATGTATATCTTGAGTCACGAACAATTCAGCGGCTTCTCCGGTCAGGCTACGACTGAATAGTCGCATGATTCAAGGTTCATTTTTCTTTACTCCAACCAATTGGTCACAGTAGGATCGGAGGTGTGCCTTAGGATTCCCTGCCCCATTGAACATCTCAAATTTTGGGATCTTGAACCCTTCTGGCAGGTCTAGGTCCGGATGCCTGCACAGTTCATCATATCTTAGGCCTGTAGCCTTTCTTGCAGACCTGTTGGATTTCTCCAGTAATTCCtccatctttttctccatatcTCTTTCCCACTTATCCTGTTCGGCTCTCCAGGTTCTTTCCATTTCTACATAGTGATCTAGCTCCTTATGCCCTGGGGAGCATTCGTTGGGGATTTTGGGAGTGAAGAATGAGACCTGGTGGGTGGTATGGTTGAGTAGGGCAGTGGTGATTTGCCCTGTTGGTGGAGCTGGACCACGTAATTGTCTTTTCGAGTTAATGAGAATAGGATGAGAAACCTGGTAAAAAGGGACTGAGTGGGTGGTCCCTGGGATTTGACTGTATTTTGTTGGTGGAGGAGTGCGGTAAGAAGGACCAACGTGGTTTGGGTTGGTGTAGTTTAGTGGAGGTGGGATGGTTCCTGCTGGGCATATAGGGAAGTGATTGGGCATTGGTGAGCTCAGGGAAGGGAATGGAGGGGGAGgccttttgtcacgacccgagctacgggccgcgacgggtatccggggctaaccaccgaacaccactcacttacctgcttatctgctgttattcatactatatgctcataatcacataaaactgtcattttctgaaatacattagcctttataaacataagcccttcggctatcaaaataatatatatatacatatacatacaagccatgggaccagactacccacactgcatatctacgagcctctactggagtactagacatatggacgggacaggaccccgtcgtgcccaaaatatatatacacaaaagactgcctcaaaatagcacctccggaataagggagggctCCTAAGATATATCTGCCGATAGCTCTATGGATCGCaacgtctccctgtctacctgtgggtatgaacacagcgtccaaagaaaaggacgtcagtacgaatattatactgagtatgtaaggcataaacaataatagaacATCACTGAAATAGGGGAGACATCCAATGGGGAGCAACTCCGTACCGAtcgtatcataaaagaaatagtgcatgctgacttactctcataaacatcagcatgtcatgtatgcataagtgtataagctgcccgaccatttaGGTGTGGtggtataagctgcccgaccatgtaggtgcggtgtgaaaatcaataatattagcccgcgtccaggcctcccgcgtccggggtaccatctcatgccgtccactagtggcgctgcccatgccatttggccatggtgtatagctgcccggccgtataggcgcggtgtgatatcatcatatgctcattacaacatgctcattatatgctcatcataatacatttatcataactcatcataacatgcttatcataatatgcttatagCAATACAtacatagagactcatagataatcatacttcatcggggtgacgtaaggtcgtggacccccgatgtcattttgagcattcataagtattcttcctcaccttgaaggaacaagcataaggtgagtggacataatgatcaacatcaatggctatggatagcttcattagcttaacaagagcatcatatcatagactatagcatctctaggcTTAGCTTgacattatcgttatcatactTGCCTTGTCTCTTTTCTCTACCTTACACATCTGCAGCTCCTTATATTCCTAGACTCATCGTCGTTACTATCGTACTCATAATATATAAACTTATCTctctctcgtatggctattcgtgaACGTAGactcttagttcttcggaaaTTAGGAGactcatggagaaggaggaaattcatgccttgaagggaaAGAAACGAACACCATAACTAGGTCTAGCAATAATAAGTAATAGTAAAGggtcgtatgaaggtcattaactCGTAGGAATCTTGTGCCATAAGtgttaggatctctagacttgggctcatcatcatattcacaaCATACCTTCTTAACTTCATCTCacgagagctctttataacatagactcatcattccgatacatacatatgtagaggggtcatagaaagataggaggattcatacaaGTAGGGTCGtaccttagaaagaaaggttgagccttacatacctttgtcgtttaaatactcgattgcttgctcatcttctttcaatgcactcgttaataccttcaatgagattcgtatcaacattagttagacaatcatgagagcgtacttactaaagttatagaaaattgggtggtttcctttgtttatagtactttccgccatattccatatcaactctcaACATTCACAATGACAATCACCatatcgctagcaacaatcgccattcacttacattattcacatttcacaattctactccaattctccaaagtcatgaccaaagtctattatcgcgtactttcacatacaatacttatttcatgttctaaatgccatttataacgcatttataatctcaatGTAACCATTTTCACGATtcactccaactactattccacaatgacattattcactcTTTTGTAACCCATTTCCCATACTCTtttataatccaagtgtttcaactttacaatatttcaaatatcatgagaataccataaaacataccttagatgatggaggaacaagccttggatgatattacaccttttagcacaaaaccctattttcacctttcttggatttcttgactttgatggctttaatggagtttcataggcttgattcacttcaaatcttgttattgatccttgattctcttggtttccTTATGGATGAGAAATATGGAAGGTtatagaggtgtggagaggtgggaaacgttgatggaaatgaataaaataaagtaggatcacatttataaacttggaacatttcggccgtcgggtgttccacggaggattgttccacggtccgtggaaccaaatgctggccgtggaactggtcatggttcacgaccagccagccctTCTCTCtgtggcagttccacggacccatccacggtccgtggaatattatatgggccgtggaagtggtcgtggaattCATTCGCTTCTCCGAAATCGTTCCGTCGCCTCGTTtggtctccaatccttatggtaccttcttaacacttgtttatcccTTCATTAGCAACCTAAGGGAttttataactcttctccaaaacatccttaagtCATCATTAGTGCTATACTCGTAGTTTGCCCAACACGCTCAACTTATAACCCGCTTTTCTTAACAAccttctttccttaactcgaatgtcttccAAATCTTATtcagaatcatcaaatgctagttCTTACTTATGAAATCATCGTATAATTCgtattcctcattagcctattcactgtgcatcagcGGAAaattttccggggtgtaacactttTTTTCTCTGTCGAGGCATCCTTGCCCGCATTTGTTGCCTCATTCCTGGCTACCTTTTCTTGGAGCACCGTAACGACAGTCAGTAATGTTGCAATCACATCTTCTTGAGATGATACCTCTTTTGGGTCTTAGGCATCTCCGTCACGGAGAGCAAGCTCAGTTCCGTTATCGGGGGTACCGGTCATCTTCTCTTTGCCTCTGTCTACGAGGGATACTAACGCAGCTTTGGATCTTTTAAAGTATGCCAGCTTTCAGTATCACGCTAATCGGCCTCGTTCTATAAGACAAAAATAACTCGACGGTAGACAAAGTTAGTTACTTATTAAGAGATAAAGGCAAGATATCATACATTGATATTTAAAGCACACATAGCACACAAAGTCATATATTAAGCTTGAATACTTTTGATCCTTTGTTCTAAAGGTTCGGATGTTTATGGGCTTTTGACGTTGGGGTGGATCTTGGTCCAATGGGTTTTATGGCTGACTTACTCTGGCAAACCTTTCCTTGTTACAGAAGTTTGAACAAGGgggtgagggggggggggattgtAATTACATTATGTAGGGGCCGAGTATCCCACCAGGGGAAGTCAGGTCCTATTGTAGTTTGtttacaaaagaaggatatatatatttcttaaatATCCTTTAAGCTAAACCTATCTAAAGACATCCCCAGACCAGGGTCGGCTGGGGCTTCTCGCGTTTCCCTCCATAGGGACGTCAGGTCAGCGCGGTTCCTTACAATATTTATGGGGGAGAGGGGTAACTTTTTATGTGCAAAAATGGGGACACCTAATATCTATAAAAAATATAGTTTCATGAGTCGCTGTCCTGACGAACTCGCTCTCTCATCCTTCTTCCATCTCAATACTGCGGTGGTAAGATGACACAGATCTCTCCTGTACTGATCTTGTGTTCAAGTTCAAGCTTGACTGCGTGGCACTCTTCTATGTCATGCCCCATAGCTCTTGTATGATACAGGCAAAACTTGTTCTTGTTGGGCCCTAATGGCGCGGGCTCGTGGGTGGGCTCCATAGGTCTAATCTTTCTCAAACTAGCTAGAGTTGAGAATATACGGGCGTACGATTCCTCAAAGGTCGTGAAATTGTACCACCAGATCTGAGTGCCAGCAGTGACTCCTTCCCTAGGGATAATAGGGTCATGAACTAGTAAGGTGTATGGCCCCCACAAAGTTCCAACGATCCTATTATCAATCAGACTATAAATTCTTCTCCTCAACCCTAGACACTCGTTCAGGGCATGACCAGCCTGGTTGCGGTGGAACGGGCACCTTTTGTATGCATACACCAACTCGGGTAGCAGCAACCTAGCCCTAGTCGTGCAGGGCACTCCTGTGGCAACCATTCTTTCATACACTTCCTTATAGGTGACATGCCGTGGGGCCACTCTGAATGGGGAGGAATGGGATTTGAAGGCTATTCCCCACCAAGCAGGTTCAGAAGGACCTACTCTTCTAAAATTTTCTAATTCCATGATGGAGGTCGCAGGTACTAGCATGGGTGGGGGTGCACAGAAGTTAGATCCCTCGTTGGTTGGGGCATAATAATCAGATTCCTCATTAGCATCATTCTTCTCCTCTGCAAACTTAGAAAACATTCCAAATGGTTTTTCTTCCCCCTCAGCCTCTATGTCAATATTCTTtacttcctcctcctcctcctccatgTTCTGAGGCTCTCCCTTTTCTGGTTCTTCCTCCTTGATGGGTTCAGAGGCTTCCTGTTGGGGCTTCGACTCCTCTTGCGGGTCTGACTCTGTTACCCAATGATCTAACCTAACTCCTTGGCTTTTATTCACTCCTCTCGGAGTTTCCTCTCTAGGCGTCATAGGCCTTCTCTCTAAAGGTATATTATTCAGCACCAAATCCCTTACCTCTTCCGGGACATTCCCGTAGTATTTTTCCTGGGGTATGCCCTCTGGCGGGTTCCCAACCATCTCTAACAGTTGGTCCACTTCCTCAATTTTCCTCCCTATTTCTTGGAGGTGCTTCTCCATTGTAGCACCTTATCTCTCAGCATTTCCGCTGTCTCTCCTAGAGTCCGCGTCTTTGGTTCTCCTTGGTTTACCATTGTAAGTCAACCTTTTATGGAGATAAACTTGGGTAAGTTTTAagcttttggtttttctttttggtatgtAGTTTTAGAGCATCGGATTAAATGTATTCAAGCcttaatatatgataacacaCATATCAAGTAGGCATGTGAAGCACGTAGGAAGAATTCATATAGTTTGGTAGATATTTATACTATTCGCGTTCTTAAAACCTTTTTAATTTAAGGTTCTCCTAATCGATTGAAGCATGCAAGTGCCATTTGTGAGAGTGAACCATTGCCCCGaaaaatcatcattagttaataaataataatgaaaatatctTCCGCGAAGGGATTACAAAGATGATGAAGCCGACAAGGGGCTCAATGTAAAATAGTAAATCAGCAGGGTTCTCCTCCAGCGACTGATGTCGAGGCCTGGCTTGTCTTGGCCTTCTTCACCCTCGAAAGGGTGGTCTGAATCGAAAGTCGTGCTTGGTACATTTCCATCCTAACTATCATCGGATCTGTTTCTTCTAAAATCTGGGCTAAGTGCTCATCCGTGCTTTCAAGACATTCCTTCAGACGCTCCTCTTCATAGACATCGTGAGAAGGTACGAATCTTG
Protein-coding regions in this window:
- the LOC132044460 gene encoding uncharacterized protein LOC132044460; translated protein: MCEGELVSVFIRSQEPDFYNRMLTMAGRPFVEFVKMGEAIEDGLKFGKIVSLFNKSSRQATAGIFRKKKEDVESISHFPNPSPNEPQSTHITTPLINYPTPVYYAQPSFTTTVPAYTAPSSVRGNGHSTEDCINLKHKIKDLIDKREITLETAAPNMNTNPLPNHGNNGVHMIERNEDWEACRALNPKRSNPWDTHASNEDLAELVAHIIGEHKICFSKEDLPVESTAHGRALNITVEWHGKAIRRVLVDTGSGLNICPITTLTYHGCDVGKIRHSGTNVRGFDGSLTDSLGEIDLQIQVGPASFTTEFQ